The following proteins come from a genomic window of Corynebacterium sp. P4-C1:
- a CDS encoding neutral/alkaline non-lysosomal ceramidase N-terminal domain-containing protein, translating into MGNMVSSVTKGFNFARRTFLAGTGLAAATAAMGVPRARGQEAVLTVGRGMADMTGEPLGAGMNGYAVMKQSTTGIRFRQFARAFIFEDAQGTSSVFVIAEMGLMFQSIQLEVLRRLRELFDGKYNESNVFITATHTHVGPGGTSGHLMVDLTTLGFRPVTFEATVQGIVEAVERAHADKQPSNLRLVRGEVKDAGANRSFQAFKRNPAEELRAFPNGVNPESLTLCISRGGKDVGLINWYGLHATSFGHEHTLIDGDHKGWPSWRMETERGVIHRDVEDPPFVAAFSASPQGDITPNAGLEPKTGPGYEDEAKSAQILGDRQIDATEGRLVDISTGGARVRNRHQWVDMRDIKIRGEFTPDGTEQRTGPAILGAAFAASSQEDGGGLEVPIFNEGERGGTPWVKELNNVTVPDDWKEIHGAKEMLLPLGYVDGMIQQVLMFSITQIAGLTIITNSMEPTSMAGYRMRKRVAEVLGVPLETVVCQGYTSGYAHYVATPEEYDNQDYEGGATIFGRHELCAMVQVYDGLAVSLRDESRVDPGAPAGDLTGWIPTSLSGLPGIDRPAWGKRFGDVITATEQVKAGDTASVTFSFANPNSDLRRGVGYHTITDGAGKIVADDFNSSTIIEFVKNADVVNARISWDTDGVSPGTYTVSAKGVSRDIGGSLTPFTGSTEVRVV; encoded by the coding sequence ATGGGGAACATGGTGAGCTCAGTCACAAAAGGATTCAATTTCGCGCGCCGCACGTTCTTGGCTGGGACGGGACTCGCCGCCGCGACAGCGGCGATGGGGGTGCCGCGGGCGAGGGGCCAGGAGGCCGTGCTCACTGTCGGCCGCGGTATGGCGGACATGACAGGTGAGCCGCTGGGCGCAGGAATGAATGGCTATGCGGTGATGAAGCAGTCCACGACCGGGATCCGCTTCCGCCAGTTCGCCCGCGCCTTCATCTTCGAGGACGCCCAAGGCACCAGCAGCGTGTTCGTCATCGCGGAGATGGGCTTGATGTTCCAGTCGATTCAGTTGGAAGTGCTGCGCCGCCTGCGCGAGTTATTTGACGGCAAATACAACGAGTCGAACGTGTTCATCACCGCCACCCACACCCACGTCGGCCCCGGCGGCACGTCCGGCCACCTCATGGTGGACCTGACCACGCTGGGCTTCCGCCCCGTCACTTTCGAAGCGACAGTCCAAGGGATCGTCGAGGCTGTCGAGAGAGCGCACGCGGACAAGCAGCCGTCGAACCTGCGCCTGGTGCGCGGCGAAGTGAAGGACGCGGGCGCGAACCGCTCGTTCCAGGCGTTCAAGCGCAACCCGGCAGAAGAACTCCGCGCGTTTCCGAACGGAGTGAACCCGGAAAGCTTGACGCTTTGTATCAGCCGTGGCGGCAAGGACGTCGGCCTGATCAACTGGTACGGCCTGCATGCCACGAGCTTCGGCCACGAGCACACGCTTATCGACGGCGACCATAAAGGCTGGCCCTCATGGCGCATGGAAACGGAGCGCGGAGTTATTCACCGAGATGTCGAGGACCCGCCATTCGTCGCTGCTTTCTCTGCTTCACCCCAGGGCGATATCACTCCGAATGCGGGGCTGGAGCCCAAAACGGGGCCGGGCTACGAGGACGAGGCGAAGTCCGCGCAGATCCTCGGCGACCGGCAGATCGACGCAACCGAAGGGCGGCTGGTGGATATCTCTACCGGTGGAGCGAGGGTGAGGAACCGACACCAGTGGGTGGACATGAGGGACATCAAGATCCGCGGAGAGTTCACGCCCGACGGCACAGAACAGCGCACAGGCCCGGCGATCCTCGGCGCGGCTTTCGCAGCGTCCAGCCAGGAAGACGGCGGCGGCTTGGAGGTGCCCATCTTCAACGAGGGGGAGCGGGGCGGCACTCCTTGGGTGAAAGAACTGAATAATGTCACGGTCCCCGACGACTGGAAGGAGATCCACGGAGCAAAGGAGATGCTGCTGCCGCTGGGCTACGTCGACGGCATGATCCAGCAGGTGCTGATGTTCTCCATCACGCAAATTGCGGGCCTGACCATCATCACGAACTCAATGGAGCCGACCTCGATGGCCGGCTACCGCATGCGCAAACGTGTGGCCGAGGTGCTCGGGGTGCCGTTGGAGACCGTCGTGTGCCAGGGCTACACCAGCGGGTACGCCCACTATGTGGCCACGCCGGAGGAATACGACAACCAGGACTACGAAGGTGGCGCCACTATCTTTGGACGCCACGAGCTGTGCGCGATGGTGCAGGTCTACGACGGGCTGGCGGTATCCCTGCGTGACGAGTCCCGGGTCGATCCAGGTGCGCCTGCGGGCGACCTGACCGGCTGGATCCCGACATCGCTGTCGGGGCTGCCCGGAATCGACCGGCCGGCCTGGGGTAAGCGCTTCGGCGACGTGATCACCGCGACCGAACAGGTCAAAGCAGGGGATACTGCGTCAGTGACGTTCTCGTTTGCCAACCCCAATTCGGATCTGCGCCGCGGGGTCGGCTACCACACCATCACGGACGGGGCAGGAAAGATCGTCGCGGACGACTTCAACTCGTCCACCATTATCGAATTCGTGAAGAACGCCGACGTGGTCAACGCCCGCATTTCATGGGACACCGATGGGGTTTCGCCCGGCACATACACCGTGAGCGCGAAGGGCGTGTCCCGCGATATCGGCGGCTCGCTTACCCCGTTTACCGGCAGCACGGAAGTGAGAGTGGTTTAG
- a CDS encoding DUF3806 domain-containing protein: MKFHDIDAATRSQLDRDLAEAAVAGINGSLDDIVASFEDTLTDYLALEPDLRRAYSRGDVARMYGTALGDAFIREHGFTWQLLIDDYGTDLVVTSPDHDMYTAPLVVVDARFEDDEPGKLTAFIKQFLGR; encoded by the coding sequence ATGAAGTTCCACGACATCGATGCCGCCACCCGCTCCCAGCTCGACCGCGATCTGGCGGAAGCCGCCGTCGCAGGCATCAATGGCTCGCTCGACGACATCGTCGCCTCCTTCGAGGACACCTTGACCGATTATCTCGCCCTCGAACCCGACCTCCGCCGCGCCTATTCCCGCGGCGACGTCGCGCGCATGTACGGCACCGCGCTCGGCGACGCGTTCATCCGCGAGCACGGCTTCACCTGGCAACTGCTTATCGACGACTACGGCACCGACCTCGTCGTCACCTCCCCCGACCACGACATGTACACCGCTCCCCTGGTCGTCGTGGACGCCCGCTTCGAAGACGACGAACCAGGGAAGCTGACCGCCTTCATTAAGCAGTTCTTGGGGCGCTGA
- a CDS encoding NRAMP family divalent metal transporter, with translation MSSQEVAAEVGRKGLGPLLGAVFLMATSSIGPGFLTQTSVFTVRLGAAFAFAILISILVDIAIQLNVWRVLGISGLRANELGNSVLPGLGWVMSILVFAGGAIFNIGNIAGAGLGMNAMLGIDPKIGGAISAAIAVFIFLSKRAGVALDRIVVGLGAIMILLMLYVAIVSQPPVGDALKQTFLPEQVDFAIIVTLIGGSVGGYITFAGVHRIIDSGQTGVENIKNISNASVLGIVVIGIMRVLLFLAVLGVVATGVALSKDNTAADAFYQAAGEFGLRAFGLVLWAAGLSSVIGASYTSLTFVTTQKMGVKLRNWLTVAFIVACTILFLFVGAAPQKLLIFAGAFNGLILPIGFAVVMWAALFRKDLLKGYNYPVWMKVVGVIVLAGTFCMGVRSLAGLSEIWA, from the coding sequence ATGTCTTCACAGGAAGTGGCCGCCGAGGTAGGGAGGAAGGGGCTCGGCCCACTTCTCGGCGCCGTGTTCCTCATGGCAACCAGCTCGATCGGCCCGGGATTTCTCACACAGACCAGTGTGTTCACCGTTCGGTTGGGGGCTGCCTTCGCGTTCGCGATTCTTATTTCCATTCTCGTGGACATCGCTATCCAGTTGAATGTGTGGCGCGTGCTCGGTATTTCGGGACTGCGCGCGAACGAGCTCGGCAACTCGGTGCTCCCCGGGTTGGGTTGGGTGATGTCGATACTGGTCTTCGCTGGCGGTGCGATCTTCAATATCGGCAACATCGCCGGAGCGGGGCTGGGCATGAATGCGATGTTGGGGATCGACCCGAAGATCGGTGGTGCGATCTCAGCGGCCATCGCCGTGTTCATCTTTTTGTCCAAACGCGCAGGTGTTGCCCTAGACCGCATTGTTGTGGGGCTCGGCGCAATCATGATCCTGCTCATGCTGTACGTCGCTATTGTCTCCCAGCCGCCCGTCGGCGATGCATTGAAGCAGACGTTCCTGCCTGAACAAGTGGATTTCGCGATCATCGTCACGCTGATTGGCGGTTCGGTTGGCGGCTACATCACCTTCGCCGGTGTCCACCGCATCATTGATTCGGGTCAGACCGGTGTAGAAAATATCAAGAATATTTCGAATGCATCTGTGCTGGGCATCGTGGTGATCGGCATTATGCGAGTACTTCTCTTCCTCGCTGTGCTCGGTGTCGTGGCTACCGGCGTGGCGCTTTCGAAAGATAATACGGCCGCCGATGCCTTCTATCAGGCCGCCGGGGAGTTCGGCCTTCGTGCTTTCGGTCTGGTGCTGTGGGCGGCAGGCTTGTCATCTGTGATTGGTGCGTCCTACACCTCGCTGACATTCGTGACCACTCAGAAGATGGGAGTGAAGCTGCGTAACTGGCTCACGGTGGCGTTCATCGTGGCGTGCACGATCCTCTTCCTCTTCGTCGGTGCTGCGCCGCAAAAACTGCTGATTTTCGCTGGCGCGTTCAACGGGTTGATCCTGCCGATTGGTTTCGCCGTGGTCATGTGGGCCGCGCTTTTCCGCAAGGATTTGCTCAAGGGGTACAACTACCCGGTG
- a CDS encoding putative quinol monooxygenase → MILINVRFRPLPENTENFRELVAEFTEASRAEEGNLFFEWYRNTDDPREYILVEAFKDDAAEAHVNSDHFKAAQELFPQILEKTPDIINTLIDGKLEWDEMAEFQV, encoded by the coding sequence ATGATTTTGATCAACGTCCGTTTCCGTCCCCTGCCCGAGAACACCGAGAATTTCCGCGAGCTCGTCGCCGAGTTCACGGAGGCCTCCCGCGCGGAAGAGGGCAACCTCTTCTTCGAGTGGTACCGCAACACCGACGACCCGCGCGAGTACATCCTGGTCGAAGCATTCAAGGACGATGCCGCTGAAGCGCACGTCAATTCCGACCACTTCAAAGCGGCCCAGGAGCTGTTCCCGCAGATTCTGGAGAAAACCCCAGACATCATCAACACCCTGATCGACGGCAAGCTCGAGTGGGACGAGATGGCGGAGTTCCAGGTTTAG
- a CDS encoding resuscitation-promoting factor: MSRHRRINKTSTTRAVIASTAVGALAIGGATTAVAAQKSVTVDVNGEPIELTTFAGNVGGALEAAGVQVGDKDLVYPAPSDALATGDTVTVRTAKPVAVTIDGGEAQEFTTTALTVSDFLKEIPGAGGTAHAYAEDEPLTDNMTIDLTSPKIVAIHDGGKTTYTAAAAKTVSELLRSRGVLVDSNDRVSPGMDAPVTGNMDITIDRVDVDERTTTEEFDVEPRFVDDESLAEGEEKVREPGEKGKRETTRRVVTVNGNVESDEIVNSVESRKGRAAVIARGKKASASAPAVGDGSVWDSIAQCESGGNWAINTGNGFYGGLQFTASTWAAYGGTAYAPSAHMATREQQIDVAKKVQASQGWGAWPACTASLGIR; encoded by the coding sequence ATGTCGCGCCATCGTCGCATTAACAAGACTTCAACCACCCGCGCCGTCATCGCCTCCACGGCTGTCGGCGCCCTCGCCATCGGCGGGGCCACCACTGCTGTCGCCGCACAGAAATCGGTGACCGTGGACGTCAACGGTGAGCCCATCGAGCTGACCACCTTCGCAGGCAACGTCGGCGGGGCGCTCGAGGCAGCCGGCGTCCAGGTTGGTGACAAGGACCTCGTGTACCCGGCGCCGTCCGACGCGCTGGCCACCGGTGACACCGTCACCGTCCGCACCGCGAAGCCGGTCGCCGTGACCATCGACGGCGGCGAAGCGCAAGAATTCACCACCACGGCGCTGACTGTGTCCGACTTCCTGAAGGAAATCCCGGGCGCTGGCGGCACGGCGCACGCGTATGCGGAGGACGAGCCCCTCACCGACAACATGACCATCGATCTGACGTCCCCGAAGATCGTGGCCATTCACGATGGAGGCAAGACCACCTACACCGCCGCCGCGGCGAAAACGGTCTCCGAACTGCTCCGGTCCCGCGGCGTGCTAGTAGACTCGAACGACCGCGTCTCCCCGGGCATGGATGCCCCGGTGACCGGAAACATGGACATCACGATCGACCGTGTCGACGTGGATGAGCGCACCACCACCGAAGAATTCGATGTCGAGCCGCGCTTCGTCGATGATGAGTCTCTCGCCGAGGGCGAAGAGAAAGTCCGCGAGCCCGGTGAGAAGGGCAAGCGGGAGACGACCCGCCGCGTGGTCACGGTCAACGGCAACGTGGAGTCCGACGAGATCGTCAACAGTGTGGAGTCACGCAAGGGCCGCGCAGCTGTGATCGCCCGCGGGAAGAAGGCATCGGCCTCCGCGCCGGCAGTCGGAGATGGTTCCGTGTGGGATTCCATCGCGCAGTGCGAGTCGGGCGGTAATTGGGCAATCAACACCGGCAACGGGTTCTACGGCGGCCTGCAGTTCACGGCTTCCACCTGGGCGGCCTACGGCGGCACGGCGTACGCGCCGAGCGCCCACATGGCTACCCGTGAGCAGCAGATCGATGTCGCGAAGAAGGTTCAGGCCAGCCAGGGTTGGGGAGCATGGCCCGCCTGCACCGCGAGCCTGGGAATCCGCTAA
- a CDS encoding TatD family hydrolase: MSKKKPRPTPVPAERIAGLIDAHTHLASANARTEAEVGEMVRRAVDAGVEKLCTVGDGLDEAELALQAAHFDERVFAACAIHPTRAGELDGAARERLTEMAADERCVAVGETGIDTYWIKHDPEGTAPLDVQEEAFRWHIQLAVDSGKALMIHNREGDEEMMRILADSPRPEHVMLHCFSSPVDVAREAIDRGYVLSFAGNVTFKRNDGLREAAALAPVGQLLIETDAPYMTPEPFRGARNEPSLIGHTAKVVAEARGMAVEDLAQEVNATFGRIFGV, from the coding sequence ATGTCGAAGAAGAAACCGCGTCCCACGCCCGTTCCGGCCGAGCGAATTGCCGGGCTTATCGACGCCCACACGCACCTCGCCTCAGCCAATGCCCGCACCGAAGCTGAAGTCGGGGAGATGGTGCGCAGGGCGGTGGATGCGGGCGTCGAAAAGCTCTGCACTGTCGGTGACGGGCTCGACGAAGCTGAGCTCGCGTTGCAGGCCGCGCACTTCGATGAGCGCGTGTTCGCGGCGTGCGCGATCCACCCGACGCGGGCGGGCGAGCTGGACGGGGCGGCGCGTGAGCGGCTGACGGAAATGGCGGCCGACGAGCGGTGCGTGGCGGTGGGGGAGACCGGCATCGACACCTACTGGATCAAGCATGATCCCGAGGGAACTGCGCCGCTCGACGTGCAGGAGGAGGCATTCCGCTGGCACATTCAACTGGCCGTTGATTCGGGCAAGGCGCTGATGATCCACAACCGCGAAGGTGATGAGGAAATGATGCGGATTCTCGCTGATTCCCCGCGTCCCGAACATGTCATGCTGCACTGCTTTTCTTCGCCTGTCGACGTCGCCCGCGAGGCCATCGACCGCGGCTACGTCCTGTCTTTCGCAGGGAACGTGACCTTCAAGCGAAACGACGGGCTGCGCGAAGCTGCGGCACTTGCCCCAGTCGGCCAGCTGCTGATCGAGACGGATGCGCCTTATATGACGCCGGAACCGTTCCGCGGCGCGCGCAACGAACCGTCCCTGATCGGGCACACCGCGAAAGTGGTGGCTGAAGCTCGGGGAATGGCAGTGGAGGATCTCGCGCAGGAGGTCAACGCCACCTTCGGGCGCATCTTCGGAGTGTGA
- the rsmA gene encoding 16S rRNA (adenine(1518)-N(6)/adenine(1519)-N(6))-dimethyltransferase RsmA, which yields MTSPDIQLLGPVEIRALADELGVTPTKKLGQNFVHDPNTVRRIVAAADISGEDTVLEVGPGLGSLTLGLLEVGCSVAAVEIDSRLAQRLPETVAQFAPEVAGNLDVLNADALKVSRGDIPEPTALVANLPYNVAVPVLLHLLEEFPGIRHVLVMVQLEVADRLAAGPGSKIYGVPSVKAAFYGDVRKAGNIGKNVFWPAPNIESGLVRIDIREKGWPLSLRDRVFSLIDAAFAQRRKTLRACLSGIYGSGAAAEEALRAAGIDPQLRGEKLAVEDFVRLAEVGKGSGVSEK from the coding sequence ATGACAAGCCCCGACATCCAGTTGCTCGGCCCGGTGGAGATCCGGGCCCTCGCTGACGAGCTCGGGGTCACCCCGACGAAGAAACTGGGTCAGAATTTCGTCCACGACCCCAACACGGTGCGCCGCATCGTGGCGGCGGCGGACATCTCCGGCGAAGACACCGTCCTCGAGGTTGGACCGGGGCTGGGATCGCTCACCCTCGGCCTGCTCGAAGTGGGCTGCAGTGTCGCGGCCGTGGAGATCGATTCGCGCTTAGCTCAGCGCCTGCCTGAGACGGTCGCGCAGTTCGCGCCCGAGGTGGCGGGCAACCTCGATGTGCTTAACGCGGACGCGTTGAAAGTCTCCCGTGGGGACATTCCGGAGCCGACGGCACTCGTGGCGAATTTGCCCTATAACGTCGCTGTTCCTGTCTTGCTTCACCTGCTCGAGGAATTCCCCGGCATCCGCCACGTGCTGGTGATGGTTCAGCTCGAGGTAGCCGACCGTCTGGCGGCTGGGCCAGGCTCGAAAATCTACGGTGTGCCCAGCGTCAAAGCGGCCTTTTACGGGGACGTGCGTAAAGCAGGCAACATCGGCAAGAACGTCTTTTGGCCTGCGCCCAACATCGAATCGGGGCTCGTGCGTATCGACATCCGCGAGAAAGGCTGGCCGCTCTCGTTGCGCGACCGCGTTTTTTCGCTTATCGACGCAGCATTCGCCCAGCGCCGCAAGACCCTCCGCGCCTGCTTGAGCGGGATCTACGGCTCAGGTGCTGCCGCCGAGGAAGCGTTGCGTGCCGCGGGTATTGACCCGCAGCTGCGCGGCGAGAAGCTCGCAGTCGAAGATTTCGTGCGGCTGGCGGAAGTGGGCAAAGGGAGCGGGGTGAGCGAGAAATGA
- a CDS encoding ABC-F family ATP-binding cassette domain-containing protein, with product MANLINLENVSKTWGLKTLLDGVSLGVQTGDRIGVVGLNGGGKTTLLEVLTGIEPPDEGRVSHTNGLRMAVVTQRFTLPDDVTVGQAVVEPLGLEVFEWASNAKVREVLAGTGVAELGLDTPVGNLSGGERRRVNLAAALVQDLDLIVLDEPTNHLDVEGVQWLADHLLKRKVAIVVVTHDRWFLDTVATLTWEVHDGKVDVYEGGYNDWTFARAERARQADAIEQRRQNLARKELAWLRRGAPARTSKPRYRIEAAEALIADVPAPRDTVELMAFSKQRQGRVVVELEDARIESPDGRTLVDHLTWRLAPGERIGLVGVNGSGKTTLLRTIAGDYPLAAGKRIEGQTTKIGWLRQELDDLDPSRRVIDAVEDVATYITLGKKEMSASQLAERLGFSSKRQRTPVGDLSGGERRRLQLTRVLMSEPNVLLLDEPTNDLDIDTLQELENLLDSWPGTLVVISHDRYLIERIADVTYALFGDGALTNLPGGIEQYLERRKAMSEDSGVLDLGDTAPKEKPADALSGQERRELTKKMKSLDRKMEKLDEEAAALEAEITAMSGEEAPDFQAIGAKTGHVAELRARREELELEWLDLGERLEG from the coding sequence ATGGCGAACCTGATCAACCTGGAAAATGTGTCCAAGACGTGGGGCCTGAAGACCCTGCTGGATGGAGTGTCGCTTGGTGTGCAGACCGGCGACCGTATCGGCGTTGTGGGGCTCAACGGCGGCGGCAAGACCACGCTGCTGGAGGTGCTCACCGGCATCGAGCCGCCGGACGAGGGGCGCGTTTCCCACACGAACGGGCTGCGCATGGCGGTGGTGACGCAGCGATTCACGCTCCCGGACGACGTGACTGTCGGCCAGGCGGTTGTGGAGCCGCTCGGTCTGGAAGTCTTTGAATGGGCGTCGAACGCGAAGGTGCGCGAAGTGCTCGCGGGCACGGGCGTGGCGGAGCTGGGCCTGGACACTCCGGTGGGGAACCTCTCCGGCGGTGAGCGGCGCCGGGTGAACCTCGCGGCGGCGCTCGTGCAGGACCTGGATTTGATCGTGCTCGACGAGCCGACGAACCACCTGGACGTGGAAGGCGTGCAGTGGCTTGCCGACCACCTGCTCAAGCGCAAGGTCGCCATCGTGGTTGTCACGCACGACCGCTGGTTCCTCGACACCGTCGCCACTCTGACCTGGGAGGTCCATGACGGAAAAGTCGACGTGTACGAGGGCGGCTACAACGACTGGACCTTCGCCCGTGCGGAGCGCGCCCGGCAGGCGGACGCGATCGAGCAACGCCGTCAGAATCTCGCGCGCAAGGAGCTCGCGTGGCTGCGGCGCGGAGCACCCGCCCGTACATCGAAACCGCGCTACCGGATCGAGGCGGCGGAGGCCCTCATCGCCGACGTGCCGGCACCGCGCGACACGGTGGAACTCATGGCGTTCTCCAAGCAGCGCCAAGGCCGCGTCGTTGTGGAGCTGGAGGACGCGCGGATTGAATCCCCCGACGGCCGCACGCTCGTCGACCACTTGACGTGGCGGCTCGCGCCGGGCGAGCGCATCGGTCTCGTCGGCGTGAACGGCTCCGGTAAGACGACCCTGCTGCGCACGATCGCCGGGGACTACCCGCTCGCCGCGGGAAAGCGGATCGAGGGGCAGACAACGAAGATCGGGTGGCTGCGTCAGGAGCTGGACGACCTCGACCCGTCGCGCCGTGTGATCGACGCGGTCGAAGACGTGGCCACCTACATCACGCTGGGGAAGAAGGAGATGTCCGCGTCCCAACTGGCAGAGCGCCTCGGATTCTCCTCGAAGCGGCAGCGAACTCCGGTGGGAGATCTCTCAGGGGGCGAGCGGCGCCGCCTGCAGCTGACCCGCGTGCTCATGAGCGAGCCGAATGTGCTGCTTCTCGACGAGCCGACCAACGACCTCGACATCGACACCCTCCAGGAACTGGAGAACCTGCTCGACTCGTGGCCGGGAACGCTGGTGGTGATTTCGCACGACCGCTACCTGATCGAGCGCATTGCCGACGTCACCTACGCGTTGTTCGGCGACGGGGCTCTGACGAACTTGCCGGGCGGGATCGAGCAGTATCTCGAGCGCAGGAAAGCTATGTCGGAGGATTCCGGGGTGCTCGACCTCGGGGACACGGCGCCGAAGGAGAAGCCCGCGGACGCACTCAGCGGGCAGGAGCGGCGTGAACTGACCAAGAAGATGAAGTCCCTCGACCGCAAGATGGAGAAGCTCGACGAGGAAGCGGCCGCGCTCGAAGCGGAAATCACCGCGATGTCGGGGGAGGAAGCCCCTGACTTCCAGGCGATCGGCGCGAAGACAGGGCATGTCGCGGAGTTGCGCGCTCGGCGCGAGGAGCTCGAATTGGAGTGGCTCGACCTCGGTGAACGGCTGGAAGGCTGA
- a CDS encoding 4-(cytidine 5'-diphospho)-2-C-methyl-D-erythritol kinase, with protein MKFTARANGKVNLHLGVGEVRSDGYHDLSTVFMAVDRPETVTLTTLQGEVEKHPDASPLSFITEMRTTYHVQEPDEDLDTSKNLAWKAVDSICTGYMGILAQDMSREDIKPDLPPMRLDIDKKVPVAGGMAGGSADAAAAVEAIRALIAHYDRPLPDELFNYLVPALGADVPFAQMGGIALGTGRGDSLVPMMGRGKYWFAFLNPKVGLSTKAVFEKLDDLRFNYASMVPHMDTTTLSRALVSGDPQLVGAAMHNDLEAAALALRPSLQQLIHDAEDAGAIRAMVSGSGPTVAALCADEEGAGAVVDKLASESVEAFVAHGPVGGAALLRP; from the coding sequence ATGAAATTCACCGCACGCGCGAACGGCAAGGTGAATCTACACCTCGGGGTGGGAGAGGTACGCAGCGACGGCTACCACGACCTGTCCACCGTTTTTATGGCGGTGGACCGGCCCGAGACGGTCACGTTGACGACTCTCCAGGGTGAAGTGGAAAAACACCCGGATGCGTCCCCGTTGAGCTTCATCACAGAGATGCGCACCACCTACCACGTGCAGGAACCGGACGAAGACCTGGATACGTCGAAGAACCTGGCGTGGAAGGCCGTGGATTCCATCTGCACCGGCTACATGGGCATTCTCGCGCAGGATATGTCGCGGGAGGACATCAAACCGGACCTGCCACCTATGAGGCTGGACATCGACAAGAAGGTGCCGGTCGCCGGCGGCATGGCTGGCGGGTCGGCGGACGCTGCTGCGGCCGTGGAGGCGATCCGGGCCCTCATCGCCCACTACGACAGGCCGCTTCCCGACGAGCTGTTCAACTATCTTGTGCCGGCACTTGGGGCGGACGTGCCCTTCGCTCAGATGGGCGGCATCGCGCTGGGAACCGGCCGCGGGGACTCACTCGTGCCCATGATGGGACGGGGGAAATACTGGTTCGCTTTCCTGAACCCGAAGGTCGGCCTGTCCACGAAGGCGGTGTTTGAGAAGCTGGACGATCTCCGCTTCAACTACGCCTCCATGGTCCCGCACATGGACACCACCACACTGTCGCGGGCACTCGTCTCCGGAGACCCACAGCTGGTGGGGGCCGCCATGCACAACGACCTAGAGGCTGCGGCACTGGCGCTGCGGCCGTCGTTGCAGCAACTCATTCATGATGCCGAGGATGCCGGCGCGATCCGCGCAATGGTGTCCGGTTCAGGCCCGACCGTCGCGGCGCTGTGCGCGGACGAGGAGGGGGCGGGGGCTGTCGTCGATAAGCTTGCGTCCGAGAGCGTGGAAGCGTTCGTCGCGCACGGACCTGTTGGCGGGGCGGCGTTGCTCCGACCCTAG